In Sphingomonas sp. G-3-2-10, a single window of DNA contains:
- a CDS encoding DUF2585 domain-containing protein: MTSLRQPLRIPRPALYAALALAAIFAVVLILMQRPPICACGTVKLWHGVVHSSENSQHLADWYTFSHIIHGFIFYAAAHFWLKGDARRWAFPAAVLTEGAWEVLENSPIIINRYREATMALGYSGDSIVNSMADIGWMSFGFWLATRLSARVTIGIAIAFELMTLILIRDNLTLNVLMLVWPVEAIKVWQGAALLS, encoded by the coding sequence TGCGCTGGCGCTCGCCGCCATCTTCGCAGTCGTCCTCATCCTCATGCAGCGCCCGCCGATCTGCGCGTGCGGCACGGTCAAGCTCTGGCACGGCGTCGTCCATAGCAGCGAGAACAGCCAGCATCTCGCCGACTGGTACACCTTCAGCCACATCATCCACGGCTTCATCTTCTACGCCGCCGCACATTTCTGGCTGAAGGGCGATGCGCGACGATGGGCCTTTCCCGCCGCGGTGCTGACCGAAGGCGCGTGGGAAGTGCTGGAGAACTCCCCGATCATCATCAACCGCTATCGCGAAGCGACGATGGCACTGGGCTATTCGGGGGACAGCATCGTCAATTCTATGGCCGATATCGGCTGGATGAGCTTCGGCTTCTGGCTCGCCACGCGCCTTTCCGCGCGCGTCACCATCGGCATCGCCATCGCGTTCGAACTGATGACACTGATCCTGATCCGCGACAATCTGACGCTCAACGTGCTAATGCTCGTCTGGCCGGTCGAAGCGATCAAGGTGTGGCAGGGCGCGGCCCTGTTGAGCTGA
- a CDS encoding sterol desaturase family protein, whose translation MALAILLSAIAMTLIVGVRYLIVSGAFDLATRARVPGLYRGLAPQIRKEIGWSLASAAIYGVPAGLVAWGWQNRGWTLIYTDASAYPLWYLPLSVLLYLFAHDTWFYWTHRWMHRPALFRVAHAVHHASRPPTAWAAMSFHPWEAITGAVVIPLLVFAIPIHVAALGLVLTIMTVMGVTNHMGWELFPRFMWRGVLGGWLITASHHQRHHDEYRCNYGLYFRFWDRICGTDRGIGSFQGRASGRRTAPATRDGPGA comes from the coding sequence ATCGCCCTCGCCATCCTCCTTTCCGCCATCGCGATGACGCTGATCGTCGGGGTGCGCTATCTGATTGTCAGCGGCGCGTTCGATCTCGCCACCCGCGCGCGCGTTCCCGGCCTTTATCGCGGCCTAGCGCCGCAGATCCGCAAGGAGATCGGATGGAGCCTCGCCAGCGCCGCGATCTACGGCGTGCCCGCGGGCTTGGTCGCCTGGGGCTGGCAGAATCGCGGCTGGACGCTGATCTACACCGACGCTTCGGCATATCCGCTCTGGTATCTGCCGCTGTCGGTGCTGCTCTATCTCTTCGCGCACGATACCTGGTTCTACTGGACGCATCGCTGGATGCACCGGCCGGCGCTGTTCCGCGTCGCGCATGCCGTCCATCACGCCAGCCGTCCGCCGACGGCATGGGCAGCGATGAGCTTCCACCCCTGGGAAGCAATCACCGGCGCTGTGGTAATTCCGCTACTGGTCTTCGCGATTCCGATCCATGTCGCCGCACTCGGGCTGGTCCTCACGATCATGACGGTTATGGGTGTGACCAATCATATGGGCTGGGAGCTGTTCCCGCGCTTCATGTGGCGGGGGGTGTTGGGGGGCTGGCTGATCACGGCGAGCCACCATCAGCGGCACCATGACGAGTACAGGTGCAACTATGGCCTCTATTTCCGTTTCTGGGACCGCATCTGCGGCACGGATCGCGGCATCGGCAGCTTCCAGGGCCGCGCTTCTGGGCGCCGCACTGCTCCTGCTACCCGGGATGGCCCCGGGGCATAG
- a CDS encoding DUF2141 domain-containing protein: MAPGHSGSLQVEIVKLRSNKGIIRLCLTTDPKNFPDCKGANAVKHSVPATTTRINFEGLPPGTYGLAVIHDENGNSKLDTVLGMPKEGFGFSNNPGIGFGPPKFKSTSFTVGATVEHQQVRMKYLL; encoded by the coding sequence ATGGCCCCGGGGCATAGCGGCAGCCTGCAGGTCGAGATCGTCAAGCTGCGCTCGAACAAGGGTATCATCCGCCTCTGCCTGACCACCGATCCGAAGAACTTCCCCGACTGCAAGGGCGCCAATGCGGTCAAGCACAGCGTTCCCGCCACCACGACGCGCATCAATTTCGAAGGGCTGCCGCCCGGCACCTATGGCCTAGCCGTCATCCATGACGAGAACGGCAATTCGAAGCTCGACACCGTGCTGGGGATGCCCAAGGAAGGCTTCGGCTTCTCGAACAACCCCGGCATCGGCTTCGGCCCGCCCAAGTTCAAATCGACCAGCTTCACGGTCGGCGCCACCGTGGAGCATCAGCAGGTCCGCATGAAATATCTGCTCTAG
- a CDS encoding MipA/OmpV family protein — MSYRAAFLFPLLLATPAFAQDDATPAPAPLIDPAKLEGDSLRIGAAVGFTPSYDGSDDLVLTAVPGIQGRVSGINFALRGNRLWADVIPTSGGPGWDVQLGPIVSLNFNRKYRGTVTDPQVRRLPLRNIAVEVGGFVGIGKQGVITSDYDKLSVSVAYTYDINGVHSSQSITPAIDYGTPLSTKAYVGFNLQANYEGQGFADAYFTVTPADSIASGLPAYRARKGWKDWTLSAFGLHALTGDLTGGLSLMVAGSYRRMLNDFAETPIVSIAGSRNQWTGMAGLAYAF, encoded by the coding sequence GTGTCGTATCGCGCCGCGTTCCTGTTCCCCCTGCTGCTCGCCACCCCCGCCTTCGCGCAGGACGACGCCACACCCGCTCCGGCGCCGCTGATCGATCCCGCCAAGCTCGAAGGCGATTCGCTGCGCATCGGCGCGGCGGTGGGCTTCACCCCAAGCTATGACGGGTCCGACGATCTGGTGCTCACCGCCGTGCCCGGCATCCAGGGCCGCGTCTCGGGCATCAACTTCGCGCTGCGCGGCAACCGCCTCTGGGCCGATGTCATTCCCACCAGCGGCGGCCCCGGCTGGGACGTCCAGCTCGGCCCGATCGTCAGCCTCAACTTCAACCGCAAATATCGCGGCACGGTCACCGATCCGCAGGTCCGCCGCCTGCCCCTGCGCAACATCGCGGTCGAAGTCGGCGGGTTCGTCGGGATCGGCAAGCAGGGCGTGATCACCAGCGACTATGACAAGCTCAGCGTCAGCGTCGCCTATACCTATGACATCAACGGCGTGCACAGCAGCCAGTCGATCACCCCCGCGATCGATTACGGCACGCCGCTCAGCACAAAGGCCTATGTCGGCTTCAATCTCCAGGCCAATTACGAGGGCCAGGGCTTTGCCGACGCCTATTTCACCGTCACGCCCGCAGACAGCATCGCCAGCGGCCTGCCCGCCTATCGCGCACGCAAGGGGTGGAAGGACTGGACGCTCAGCGCCTTCGGCCTCCACGCGCTGACCGGCGACCTGACCGGCGGCCTCTCGCTGATGGTCGCGGGCTCGTACCGCCGGATGCTCAACGATTTCGCCGAGACGCCGATCGTCAGCATCGCCGGATCGCGCAATCAGTGGACCGGCATGGCGGGCCTCGCCTACGCCTTCTGA
- a CDS encoding DUF2569 family protein, whose translation MAYTDGPRGVGGWLAFFLLTLAVFGPLLEIAGIVAQLTNPDIARAYGARWPAVRTSAVALSAAGILIGWFIVGRFLLVRNWRTVRIGVAGLWLLCALSILVAPLLVSLFGNIPFRALVSQMIPALIRPILYSAIWTAYLLRSRRVANTYGDPDADQAELARVFR comes from the coding sequence ATGGCGTATACGGATGGCCCGCGCGGGGTCGGCGGATGGCTGGCCTTCTTCCTCCTGACGCTGGCCGTGTTCGGGCCTCTGCTCGAGATCGCCGGCATCGTCGCACAGCTGACCAACCCCGACATCGCCCGCGCCTATGGCGCCCGCTGGCCTGCGGTCCGCACCAGCGCCGTCGCGCTGTCCGCCGCCGGCATCCTGATCGGCTGGTTCATCGTCGGCCGGTTCCTGCTGGTCCGCAACTGGCGGACGGTGCGAATCGGCGTCGCCGGCCTGTGGCTGCTGTGCGCGCTCAGCATCCTCGTCGCGCCGCTGCTGGTCTCGCTGTTCGGCAACATCCCGTTCCGCGCGCTGGTCAGTCAGATGATCCCCGCGCTGATCCGTCCGATCCTCTACAGCGCGATCTGGACCGCCTATCTGCTCCGCTCCCGCCGCGTCGCGAACACCTATGGCGATCCCGACGCCGACCAGGCCGAGCTGGCGCGCGTGTTCCGCTGA
- a CDS encoding tetratricopeptide repeat protein: MKYLAAAAALAWAGPALSQTAPLSADVPSAARMSPELLAATEREAGPVLVALEKLGGGKGARDTAGGLRLLREEAGKNNELATILLGAIYGDGAYGVPRDSAENIRWYRRLFDGARPGSPWRGGAAAALGTYYMRGEGVARDDAEAARLLKIAAEAGDKEGMTWYGIVLASGRGVPLDHAAAVRWLTPPAEGGDRAAMTMLGFLYERGDGVPRDPARALQLHRAAADKGSNLSATRAALLLLTGTDQDPKLAFHYAGIAAAGGESDAMAIFGVMHLNGIGTPVNHEEAVRWLRPAAEKGDAAAMLELVYAFARSQGKAVPQAEAYVWLQKSADLGNPQAMFLLAGSIERGFVPGTRDDAIGWYRKAAAKGDTKAVDALKRLGVAP, encoded by the coding sequence ATGAAATATCTCGCCGCCGCCGCCGCGCTCGCCTGGGCCGGGCCCGCTCTTTCGCAGACCGCGCCGCTATCCGCCGACGTGCCTTCGGCCGCGCGCATGAGCCCCGAGCTTCTCGCCGCGACCGAACGCGAAGCCGGGCCCGTGCTGGTCGCGCTGGAGAAGCTCGGCGGGGGCAAGGGCGCGCGGGATACCGCCGGCGGCCTTCGCCTGCTGCGCGAAGAAGCCGGGAAGAACAACGAACTGGCGACGATATTGCTCGGCGCCATCTATGGCGACGGCGCCTATGGCGTCCCGCGCGACTCGGCGGAGAACATCCGCTGGTATCGCCGACTGTTCGACGGCGCCCGTCCGGGTTCGCCCTGGCGCGGCGGGGCGGCGGCGGCGCTGGGCACTTACTACATGCGCGGCGAAGGCGTCGCCCGGGACGATGCCGAAGCGGCGCGCCTGCTCAAGATCGCGGCCGAGGCCGGGGACAAGGAAGGAATGACCTGGTACGGCATCGTCCTCGCCAGCGGGCGCGGCGTGCCGCTCGATCACGCCGCCGCCGTCCGCTGGCTGACTCCGCCCGCCGAGGGCGGGGACCGGGCGGCGATGACCATGCTCGGCTTCCTGTACGAGCGCGGCGACGGCGTGCCCCGCGATCCGGCGCGCGCGCTCCAGCTTCACCGTGCCGCCGCCGACAAGGGCAGCAACCTGTCGGCCACGCGCGCCGCGCTGCTTCTGCTGACCGGCACGGACCAGGATCCGAAGCTGGCCTTCCATTATGCCGGGATCGCCGCGGCGGGCGGCGAAAGCGATGCGATGGCGATCTTCGGCGTGATGCACCTGAACGGCATCGGCACGCCGGTGAACCATGAGGAAGCGGTGCGCTGGCTGCGCCCGGCGGCGGAAAAGGGCGACGCAGCCGCCATGCTCGAGCTGGTCTATGCCTTCGCGCGGAGCCAGGGCAAGGCGGTGCCGCAGGCGGAAGCCTATGTCTGGCTGCAAAAGTCGGCCGATCTGGGCAATCCGCAGGCCATGTTCCTGCTCGCCGGATCGATCGAGCGCGGCTTCGTCCCGGGCACCCGTGACGACGCGATCGGCTGGTATCGCAAGGCCGCTGCCAAGGGCGACACGAAAGCCGTGGATGCGCTCAAGCGGCTCGGTGTCGCGCCCTGA
- the thiC gene encoding phosphomethylpyrimidine synthase ThiC — MADIPARTELAVTTGAIRGSRKIHVGPLRVAMREIDLEPSSGEPPIRVYDTSGPYTDPNARIDIMAGLPELRRDWIRDRGDVEEIAQREVRPEDNGQLGPDRSGGVQPFPNVRKRVLRAKPGANVSQMHYARKGIITPEMEYVAERENLGRARLAEYVRDGQSFGASIPDYVTPEFVRDEVARGRAIIPNNINHPESEPMAIGRNFLVKINANIGNSAVASNVASEVDKMVWSIRWGADTVMDLSTGRNIHDTREWILRNSPVPIGTVPIYQALEKVGGIAEDLTWEIFRDTLIEQAEQGVDYFTIHAGVRLPYVPLTAKRVTGIVSRGGSIMAKWCLAHHRESFLYERFDEITEIMKAYDIAYSLGDGLRPGSIADANDEAQFAELYTLGELTHRAWKQNVQVMIEGPGHVPMHKIKENMDKQLEVCGEAPFYTLGPLTTDIAPGYDHITSGIGAAQIGWYGTAMLCYVTPKEHLGLPDRDDVKVGVVTYKLAAHAADLAKGHPAAKVRDDALSRARFEFRWRDQFNLSLDPDTAEQYHDQTLPAEGAKTAHFCSMCGPKFCSMKITQEVRDFAGKQNQGVEGFLATGPSAAETAAASKAAALAGMAEMSKVFKETGSELYMGSGGRERD, encoded by the coding sequence ATGGCCGACATCCCCGCGCGCACCGAACTCGCCGTCACCACCGGCGCCATCCGCGGCAGCCGCAAGATTCATGTCGGCCCGCTCAGGGTCGCGATGCGCGAGATCGATCTCGAGCCGTCGTCGGGCGAGCCTCCCATCCGCGTCTATGACACGTCGGGCCCCTATACCGATCCGAACGCCCGCATCGACATCATGGCGGGCCTCCCCGAGCTGCGCCGCGACTGGATCCGCGATCGCGGCGATGTCGAGGAAATCGCCCAGCGCGAGGTTCGCCCGGAGGATAACGGCCAGCTCGGCCCGGACCGCTCCGGCGGCGTCCAGCCCTTTCCCAATGTCCGCAAGCGCGTGCTCCGCGCAAAGCCCGGCGCGAACGTCAGCCAGATGCACTATGCGCGCAAGGGCATCATCACGCCCGAGATGGAATATGTCGCAGAGCGCGAGAATCTCGGCCGAGCCCGCCTCGCCGAATATGTCCGCGACGGCCAGTCGTTCGGCGCGTCGATCCCCGATTACGTCACCCCCGAATTCGTCCGCGACGAAGTGGCCCGCGGCCGCGCGATCATTCCGAACAACATCAACCACCCCGAATCCGAGCCGATGGCGATCGGCCGCAATTTCCTGGTCAAGATCAACGCCAATATCGGCAATTCCGCCGTCGCTTCGAACGTCGCGTCCGAAGTCGACAAGATGGTCTGGTCGATCCGCTGGGGCGCGGACACGGTCATGGATCTCTCCACCGGCCGCAACATCCACGACACCCGCGAATGGATCCTGCGCAACTCGCCCGTGCCGATCGGCACCGTCCCGATCTATCAGGCGCTGGAGAAGGTCGGCGGCATCGCCGAGGACCTCACCTGGGAAATCTTCCGCGACACGCTGATCGAGCAGGCCGAACAGGGCGTCGACTATTTCACCATCCATGCCGGCGTCCGCCTGCCTTACGTTCCGCTCACCGCGAAGCGCGTCACCGGCATCGTCAGCCGCGGCGGATCGATCATGGCCAAATGGTGCCTCGCGCATCACCGCGAGAGCTTCCTCTACGAGCGGTTCGACGAGATCACCGAGATCATGAAGGCGTACGACATCGCCTATTCGCTCGGCGACGGCCTGCGCCCCGGCTCGATCGCCGACGCCAATGACGAAGCCCAGTTCGCCGAGCTCTACACCCTTGGCGAGCTCACCCATCGCGCGTGGAAGCAGAACGTGCAGGTGATGATCGAAGGCCCGGGCCACGTCCCGATGCACAAGATCAAGGAGAATATGGACAAGCAGCTCGAAGTCTGTGGCGAAGCGCCCTTCTACACCCTCGGGCCGCTCACCACCGACATCGCGCCGGGATACGATCACATCACCAGCGGCATCGGCGCGGCCCAGATCGGCTGGTACGGCACGGCGATGCTTTGCTACGTCACGCCCAAGGAGCATCTCGGCCTGCCCGACCGCGACGATGTGAAGGTCGGCGTGGTGACCTACAAGCTCGCCGCCCACGCCGCCGATCTCGCCAAGGGCCACCCCGCCGCCAAGGTCCGCGACGACGCCCTGTCGCGCGCCCGCTTCGAATTCCGCTGGCGCGACCAGTTCAACCTGTCGCTCGATCCCGACACCGCCGAGCAGTATCACGACCAGACGCTACCGGCGGAAGGCGCCAAGACCGCCCATTTCTGCTCGATGTGCGGCCCCAAATTCTGCTCGATGAAGATCACCCAGGAAGTCCGCGACTTCGCCGGCAAGCAGAATCAGGGCGTCGAAGGGTTCCTGGCGACCGGCCCGAGCGCTGCGGAGACCGCCGCCGCGAGCAAGGCGGCTGCGCTCGCCGGGATGGCGGAGATGAGCAAGGTGTTCAAGGAGACGGGCAGCGAGCTGTATATGGGGAGTGGGGGACGGGAGCGGGATTGA
- a CDS encoding putative sensor domain DACNV-containing protein — MREGFLVERESKKTAKQIDMAKFPKDLAKSVFESWDNIVSGEYVAPVCPSQSLLKQILEACYIAAGSPDEGRYPRFNVMVTEENFSDDDRKGAIYYRFSKNRAVCAEEIRRLAPATDFKKSAIWIMFNTEECYVAGVCDLGTSWHRARLGLSYSYQVPPALLVQVDRPGKIKVYQGEFAIASLTDGKLVTSRIDIPFFLHTAAHDGFENIARHFTVPEIEEPREFEDFWFTALCNVFSAIANSISALEHGGLLVIISVDSEDPLDHVRMKYPCESSALRDAFVQFINARNTTADFWCAVESGLPRPGDAQGAELILANATERLVEAIRFVAQLSGCDGAILLTTDLKLLGFGAEIRAEMASDFSVSEVTNELSQSCIPCDIEQFGMRHRSAIKLVSKLPKTCVLAVSQDGPVSAVWAGEKSIMVRKGVPLGNMNIPWA, encoded by the coding sequence TTGAGAGAGGGTTTTCTTGTAGAGCGTGAAAGCAAGAAAACTGCGAAGCAGATTGATATGGCCAAATTCCCTAAAGACCTTGCAAAGTCAGTCTTTGAAAGCTGGGATAATATCGTCAGCGGCGAATACGTTGCACCCGTATGTCCGTCCCAGAGCCTTCTGAAACAAATATTAGAGGCTTGCTATATTGCTGCAGGGTCTCCGGACGAGGGTCGATACCCGCGGTTCAACGTGATGGTTACGGAAGAGAATTTTTCAGACGATGACCGCAAAGGCGCGATTTATTATAGATTTTCGAAAAATAGAGCCGTTTGCGCAGAGGAGATAAGGCGGCTGGCACCCGCGACGGATTTTAAAAAGTCTGCAATTTGGATAATGTTCAATACAGAAGAGTGCTACGTAGCTGGCGTATGCGATCTTGGAACATCTTGGCATCGAGCGCGACTCGGTTTGAGTTATAGCTATCAAGTGCCGCCTGCGCTACTTGTCCAAGTTGATCGGCCTGGTAAGATCAAAGTGTATCAGGGAGAGTTTGCAATAGCCTCTCTGACCGATGGGAAACTCGTAACCTCGCGCATTGATATACCATTTTTTCTTCACACAGCAGCGCACGATGGTTTTGAAAATATTGCCAGGCATTTTACTGTACCTGAAATAGAAGAACCGAGGGAATTTGAAGATTTTTGGTTTACCGCGCTGTGCAACGTGTTCTCAGCTATAGCTAATTCTATAAGCGCCCTAGAGCATGGTGGGTTACTAGTTATTATTTCTGTTGATAGTGAAGATCCTCTTGATCACGTAAGAATGAAGTATCCATGTGAATCTTCAGCTCTACGTGACGCCTTTGTTCAGTTCATTAATGCTCGAAACACAACTGCTGATTTCTGGTGCGCGGTCGAAAGTGGGCTTCCCAGGCCGGGGGACGCGCAGGGTGCGGAACTAATATTGGCAAATGCCACAGAGCGTTTGGTGGAAGCCATCAGATTTGTCGCGCAATTATCTGGTTGCGATGGGGCAATCCTGCTTACTACGGACCTCAAGCTCCTCGGCTTCGGCGCCGAAATTCGAGCGGAGATGGCTAGCGATTTTTCGGTATCTGAAGTAACGAATGAACTCAGCCAATCGTGCATCCCGTGTGACATCGAACAATTCGGAATGCGCCACAGATCGGCAATAAAGCTCGTCAGCAAGTTGCCGAAGACTTGTGTGCTAGCTGTTTCACAGGATGGACCTGTCAGTGCGGTATGGGCTGGTGAGAAATCAATTATGGTCCGAAAAGGTGTGCCGCTGGGGAACATGAACATCCCGTGGGCATAA
- a CDS encoding Txe/YoeB family addiction module toxin — protein MAIGCCNHPQACSRPRLSEKLNALIEDCRRFPFTGTGKPGPLGGNLSDWWSRRINHEYRLVYRVTGPGRIRRCRWRSAGIIIEGQNRSIR, from the coding sequence TTGGCAATAGGCTGTTGCAACCACCCTCAGGCGTGCTCGCGGCCGCGGCTGTCCGAGAAGCTCAATGCGCTGATTGAGGACTGTCGGCGCTTTCCGTTCACGGGCACCGGCAAACCCGGGCCGTTGGGCGGCAACCTGTCAGACTGGTGGTCGCGGCGGATCAACCATGAGTATCGGTTGGTGTATCGGGTGACAGGACCGGGAAGGATCAGACGCTGCAGGTGGCGAAGTGCCGGTATCATTATTGAGGGCCAGAATCGATCGATTCGGTAA
- a CDS encoding beta-propeller fold lactonase family protein, whose amino-acid sequence MTTSASLLAYVTNAQDNGASAGVGSVIPVDLATGKALAPIPMGEGSGTNCIIVTSDGKTAFVSNEFSNASDGTVSKIDLASGTVLWSVTVGAEPVDIEFVPNTNETWAWVANYKGGAVTTVNLADGKVGTTISVPGSGANTVAFTPDGKTCYVADWGTDSAAGNIVTPIQVTGDGASGTVQPSITVGLNPNWVAITRDGATAYVANKGSRSVTPIDVATNTAGTPIELTGQPIQIEISPDGKLAYIAVAGTDVAGNAIDAVVPLDLTSRPATAGPAINVVAGTQPHWIAFTPDGARAYIVGNGNGTLTPITVADNTLGELIIVSTDRAADILGIAIVAAS is encoded by the coding sequence ATGACGACTTCCGCCAGTCTCTTGGCTTATGTGACGAACGCGCAGGACAATGGTGCTTCGGCCGGCGTCGGATCGGTCATTCCGGTCGATCTCGCGACGGGAAAGGCGCTGGCGCCTATCCCGATGGGCGAAGGATCGGGGACCAACTGCATCATCGTCACGTCGGATGGCAAAACCGCCTTCGTCAGCAACGAGTTCTCGAATGCTTCGGATGGCACGGTCTCCAAGATCGACCTGGCTTCAGGCACGGTCCTGTGGTCGGTCACCGTCGGCGCTGAGCCGGTCGACATCGAGTTCGTCCCGAACACCAATGAAACATGGGCCTGGGTCGCGAATTACAAGGGCGGTGCGGTCACGACGGTGAACCTGGCCGACGGCAAGGTGGGCACTACGATTTCGGTTCCGGGGTCGGGCGCCAACACGGTCGCTTTCACGCCCGATGGCAAGACGTGCTACGTCGCGGACTGGGGGACGGACAGCGCGGCCGGTAACATCGTGACGCCGATTCAGGTGACCGGAGATGGCGCGTCGGGCACGGTCCAGCCGTCGATCACGGTCGGGCTCAATCCGAACTGGGTTGCCATCACCAGGGACGGCGCCACGGCCTATGTCGCCAACAAGGGCAGCCGCAGCGTCACGCCGATCGATGTCGCCACGAACACCGCCGGGACCCCAATCGAATTGACCGGACAGCCGATCCAGATCGAGATCAGCCCCGACGGCAAGCTGGCGTACATCGCGGTTGCGGGGACCGATGTTGCGGGGAACGCTATCGACGCAGTGGTTCCCTTGGATCTGACGTCCAGGCCCGCCACTGCCGGGCCGGCAATCAATGTTGTCGCGGGGACCCAACCGCACTGGATCGCCTTCACGCCCGACGGTGCCAGGGCCTATATCGTGGGTAACGGCAACGGCACGCTGACCCCCATCACGGTTGCGGACAACACGCTGGGAGAGCTCATCATCGTCTCGACCGACCGGGCCGCGGATATCCTCGGCATCGCGATCGTGGCGGCCAGCTAG
- a CDS encoding 2'-5' RNA ligase family protein, giving the protein MRARNPLYVMAKPPPEAQALIAALPRNDPGRPPELLHVTLLSLFDLHYAPPEWLPQVIAALDGFDAPAFPLAFDRIENRKAVTLRTRDPLAQARAFQAALVRHLLERRAPMMLGTTPEPHVTINYHGDRLRAQKMPAIGWTVTEILLVESVVGKTTHVEHGRWPLRGA; this is encoded by the coding sequence ATGCGCGCCCGCAACCCGCTCTACGTCATGGCCAAGCCGCCGCCCGAGGCGCAGGCGCTGATCGCCGCGCTGCCCCGCAACGATCCCGGCCGGCCCCCGGAATTGTTGCACGTTACGTTACTTTCGCTGTTCGATCTCCACTACGCCCCGCCCGAATGGCTGCCTCAGGTGATCGCCGCGCTCGACGGGTTCGACGCTCCGGCCTTTCCGCTCGCCTTCGACCGGATCGAGAACCGCAAGGCCGTCACGCTGCGCACCCGCGATCCGCTGGCGCAGGCCCGCGCCTTCCAGGCCGCGCTCGTTCGCCATCTGCTCGAACGGCGTGCGCCGATGATGCTCGGCACCACGCCCGAGCCGCATGTGACGATCAACTATCATGGCGACCGCCTCCGCGCGCAGAAGATGCCGGCGATCGGCTGGACCGTGACCGAGATCCTTCTGGTCGAAAGCGTGGTCGGCAAGACGACTCATGTCGAGCATGGCCGCTGGCCCCTGCGCGGCGCTTGA
- a CDS encoding DUF1579 domain-containing protein, giving the protein MPASDFDFQQGRWQVKHRRLRARLAGCTDWDEFDGTCEQRPILGGAGNIEDNLLHLPDGDYRAVALRSFDPAGGAWAIWWLDGRNPHAIDVPVIGRFEGGAGSFHADDVHEGRPVRMRFLWLGTDTGAPRWEQALSADGGESWETNWTMDFTRA; this is encoded by the coding sequence ATGCCCGCCAGCGATTTCGATTTCCAGCAGGGCCGCTGGCAGGTGAAGCACCGCCGCCTCCGCGCGCGGCTGGCCGGGTGCACCGATTGGGACGAGTTCGACGGCACGTGCGAACAGCGCCCGATCCTCGGCGGCGCGGGCAATATCGAGGATAATCTCCTCCACTTGCCCGATGGCGATTATCGCGCGGTCGCGCTGCGCTCATTCGATCCCGCCGGCGGCGCCTGGGCGATCTGGTGGCTCGACGGGCGCAATCCCCATGCCATCGACGTGCCGGTGATCGGCCGGTTCGAAGGTGGCGCGGGCAGCTTCCATGCCGACGATGTGCATGAAGGCCGCCCGGTGCGGATGCGCTTCCTTTGGCTCGGCACCGATACCGGCGCGCCACGCTGGGAACAGGCGCTGTCGGCCGATGGCGGAGAGAGCTGGGAGACCAACTGGACGATGGACTTCACCCGGGCCTGA
- a CDS encoding VOC family protein, translating to MPRLAHIALVVRDYDDAIAFYRDKLGFTLVADEYQPEQDKRWVLIRPPGAPEHATTLLLARAATPDQERFIGDQAGGRVFLFLATDDFDRDFAAYAAAGVEFIRPPQVQPYGKVAVFLDLYGNRWDLIEFAEPG from the coding sequence ATGCCCCGGCTCGCTCATATCGCCCTGGTCGTCCGCGACTATGACGACGCCATTGCCTTTTATCGCGACAAGCTCGGCTTCACGCTCGTCGCCGACGAATATCAGCCCGAGCAGGACAAGCGCTGGGTGCTCATCCGCCCGCCCGGCGCGCCGGAGCACGCCACTACCCTCCTCCTCGCCCGCGCCGCGACGCCCGACCAGGAACGCTTCATCGGCGATCAGGCCGGCGGCCGCGTCTTCCTGTTCCTCGCCACCGACGATTTCGATCGCGACTTCGCCGCATATGCCGCCGCCGGCGTCGAGTTCATTCGCCCGCCGCAAGTCCAGCCCTATGGCAAGGTCGCGGTCTTTCTCGATCTCTACGGCAATCGCTGGGACCTGATCGAATTCGCCGAACCCGGCTGA